The Streptomyces virginiae genome includes a region encoding these proteins:
- a CDS encoding beta-ketoacyl synthase N-terminal-like domain-containing protein, translated as MNHDHHPYDAVDDPNAVAVVGMSCRFGPATSADRLWELLEQGRSGIHRYSPEELVRLGHRPELVRRPGFVPAGVVMEDADAFDNEFFGYSPVHAEWLDPQQRVLLETAWHALEDAGFAPDRTGLRTAAYVSVGQSTMPQVGITDLDAAGMIRFSSSDKDFAASRISYKLGLTGPSLTVQSACSSGLVAVHLAVESLLGEESDLAVVGAASLHFPQAGYLAAPDMILSPSGECRPFDDGADGTVFGNGAGALVLRRLADAVRDGDPIRAVIRGSAVNNDGARKMDYHAPSPEGQEAVLREALAVAGIDAHTVGYLETHGTGTHLGDPIEYAALDRVYGGERPHPAAIGSVKSVVGHLNTAAGLAGLAKAILALEHAAVPPQAPFEKPNRRLAGTGGLRIAAGGDGWPVPDGPRRAAVSSFGIGGTNAHVVLEQAPDLPAPPAGNGHDEHRVPVSARTEEALRQLAASLADSLGRPGAPEPADVAHTLRTGRSHRAVRAVLTARTTAELAEQLRTLAREGTAAAATSAAPYRAWIEGTGELPEPEPAAGRTGRRVRLPGYPFARRRWPRPDAPDLAPDNRSPEAATDALPVRTVRPGDPLAADHLVGGLPVFPAAAQIDLALTAAGRLAGGPAAGLADLAFRRTVEVVDPVELRVEIEDGQVRVASTDVHSQARLLPAGAPERPAPLDLAALRRSYPESAEPEALYRYFADNGVGYGPAFRVLRELHHGPAGVLARVTAAPESVPGETVSPCVLDGALQSVIGCVLREDLAGETFIPFAIDELTVHAPLPGEVWVTVSPQRLAGGGRRVRRYDVAVAAEDGAVLLTLRGLALRPVTAPAAAGAPAVPQGVHLFASTAEEFAPTGRDAATAGPLVLIGDTALDGADLVLPAPADPDAAAAAGAELAARLPAGGGRPTIVWPAAADDPHTDPAATATDGALRVLALLRALLRPLGRRGAHLVVPYPAGSPAGAVAGAGLAALGRSLTGENPRFDLTALAVEDGAGPAGLRRALDALTVRVPLSRALTVAADGGLRTTVLAPLTPAAGSRPVLRHGGRYWIHGMGRLAALLAEHLLDRHAARIVLTGRSAADGARGEELRRLADRAARTGGSVEYRQLDPSDPAAVGDTARRIAADGPAVNGVFHCAGVLRDGYVLRKTVADARDVIVPKLVGAAELDSATADWDLDCFVVLSSVSGALGSAGQADYAFANAAADELVRRRADRAGRGRSVSIAWPFWADGGMRPDGPAQEELATLGMRALPTEAGLAVLESLLAGPATAPVVLYGDREALLASFPLLTSEAPAAVPEPAPAQAPAPAAEQAAPAAAPAGEVTAVLHRRLAAVVAEATRTPVDDVTADRLFDDLGIDSLLAIRVVELLEKDFGRLSKTLLFECRSVEELAEYLREEHPERCAALAGGPKETTAPAAPAAQAPAPAAPAQAPAPAVSAMPSGPSDDDLADPRAIAVIGVAGRFPEADGLDRLWRNLTEGRDSITEVPADRWDAEALYDADKTRVDRTHTKWGGFVDGVENFDAALFNISPREAGIVDPQARLFLESCWAALDDAGYTPDRLVSAAEDPVHRRDVGVFVGAMYGEYQLHEAEERLRGNPVLANSAYWSIANRVSYFFDFQGPSVAVDTACSSALTAVHLAVESLRAGTSRVAIAGGVNVLIHPNKYFMLGQGRFASSDGRCRSFGAGGDGYVPGEGVGAVLLKPLRDALRDGDHIHAVIRGTAANHGGRTNGYTVPNPRAQADLVTKALRDAGLTARDLDYIEAHGTGTALGDPIEIRGLASAFARDGIKGPGSLPIGSVKSNVGHLESAAGSVALAKVLLQLRHRTLVPSLHATPPNPEIDFDGVPFSVQQQLAPWRTHDGAARPLRAGISSFGAGGGNAHLIVEEAPAPAPRPATGRREPQVLFLSARTDTALAAYARDLRDHLLRARSAGEEPSAADVAFTFAVGRVDLARRAVLPADSLDLLLAGLEALAEGRPRPVPPAGEEIAAWLSGRRIDREAACGAASVGRRIPLPHYPFERVRCWYDLQIAHLHRQGLGSAGQEPAFARDHLRDFGRAPSDRPQAMPGTAPAPAAVPVSAAEGAQVSAPTGVPARAAVRPAVPAPTAVPTLTLRGAAEPARRPATDPMEKPQMTSDRKISLRPLAPATAATRPAAPATPATPAAPAAVPAPPAAPAPAAVPAGRQEEIAEEVVRLLAGVLYLEPDRLDPEETFLTLGVDSILGVEFVAAVNAAYPVGVKATALYDHPTPAAFARHIAESLGAPAPAPTFAPAVPASPAVPASPAVPASPAVPAVAVDPAPVARALREELARTLYCEPGDIDDEASFNTLGLDSILGVEFVAFVNQTYGLDEKAGILYDHPSLAALSRHVAGRAAPVPAAAAEPAALPLPVTGAGEPSQADLDALLSAVRDNRLSIEQAVTLLTPRR; from the coding sequence ATGAACCACGACCACCACCCGTACGACGCGGTCGACGACCCGAACGCGGTGGCCGTCGTCGGCATGTCCTGCCGCTTCGGCCCCGCCACCTCGGCGGACCGGCTCTGGGAGCTGCTGGAGCAGGGCCGCAGCGGGATCCACCGCTACTCGCCCGAGGAGCTCGTCCGGCTGGGCCACCGGCCCGAGCTGGTCCGGCGCCCCGGCTTCGTCCCCGCCGGCGTCGTCATGGAGGACGCCGACGCCTTCGACAACGAGTTCTTCGGCTACAGCCCGGTGCACGCCGAGTGGCTGGACCCGCAGCAGCGGGTCCTGCTGGAGACGGCCTGGCACGCCCTGGAGGACGCCGGCTTCGCGCCGGACCGCACGGGGCTGCGCACCGCCGCGTACGTCTCGGTCGGCCAGTCCACGATGCCGCAGGTCGGCATCACCGACCTGGACGCGGCCGGCATGATCCGCTTCTCCTCCTCCGACAAGGACTTCGCCGCAAGCCGGATCTCCTACAAGCTCGGCCTCACCGGCCCCAGCCTGACCGTGCAGTCCGCCTGCTCCAGCGGACTGGTCGCCGTCCACCTTGCGGTGGAGAGCCTGCTCGGCGAGGAGAGCGACCTGGCCGTCGTCGGCGCCGCCTCGCTGCACTTCCCGCAGGCGGGCTACCTCGCCGCACCGGACATGATCCTCTCGCCGAGCGGCGAGTGCCGGCCGTTCGACGACGGCGCCGACGGCACGGTCTTCGGCAACGGTGCCGGCGCGCTCGTACTGCGCCGGCTGGCCGACGCCGTCCGCGACGGCGACCCGATCCGCGCGGTGATCCGCGGCAGCGCCGTCAACAACGACGGCGCCCGCAAGATGGACTACCACGCCCCGTCCCCGGAGGGGCAGGAGGCAGTCCTGCGCGAGGCGCTGGCCGTCGCCGGGATCGACGCGCACACCGTCGGCTACCTGGAGACCCACGGCACCGGCACCCACCTCGGCGACCCGATCGAATACGCGGCCCTCGACCGCGTCTACGGCGGCGAGCGGCCGCACCCCGCCGCCATCGGCTCCGTCAAGAGCGTCGTCGGCCACCTCAACACCGCGGCCGGACTCGCCGGCCTGGCCAAGGCGATCCTCGCGCTGGAGCACGCCGCCGTGCCGCCGCAGGCCCCGTTCGAGAAGCCCAACCGCCGGCTCGCCGGGACCGGCGGCCTGCGGATCGCCGCCGGCGGCGACGGCTGGCCCGTACCGGACGGCCCGCGCCGGGCCGCGGTCAGCTCCTTCGGCATCGGCGGCACCAACGCCCACGTGGTGCTGGAGCAGGCGCCCGACCTGCCGGCCCCGCCCGCCGGCAACGGCCACGACGAGCACCGGGTGCCCGTGTCCGCCCGTACCGAGGAAGCCCTGCGGCAGCTCGCCGCCTCCCTGGCGGACTCCCTGGGCCGCCCCGGCGCCCCGGAGCCGGCCGACGTCGCGCACACCCTGCGCACCGGCCGCAGCCACCGTGCCGTCCGGGCCGTGCTGACCGCGCGCACCACGGCCGAACTGGCGGAGCAACTGCGCACGCTCGCCCGGGAGGGCACCGCGGCAGCCGCGACTTCGGCCGCCCCCTACCGGGCGTGGATCGAAGGCACCGGCGAGCTGCCCGAACCGGAGCCCGCCGCGGGCCGGACCGGCCGACGCGTCCGGCTGCCCGGCTACCCCTTCGCCCGCCGCCGGTGGCCTCGCCCCGACGCCCCGGACCTCGCGCCGGACAACCGGTCGCCCGAGGCGGCCACCGACGCGCTCCCGGTCCGGACGGTGCGCCCCGGTGACCCGCTGGCGGCCGACCACCTCGTCGGTGGGCTGCCGGTCTTCCCGGCCGCCGCCCAGATCGACCTCGCACTGACCGCCGCCGGCCGACTCGCCGGCGGACCGGCAGCCGGCCTCGCCGACCTCGCGTTCCGCCGCACGGTCGAGGTGGTGGACCCGGTCGAGCTGCGGGTGGAGATCGAGGACGGACAGGTCCGCGTGGCTTCCACGGACGTCCACTCCCAGGCCCGCCTGCTTCCGGCCGGCGCACCGGAGCGGCCCGCCCCGCTCGACCTCGCCGCCCTGCGCCGCTCGTACCCCGAATCGGCGGAACCCGAAGCCCTCTACCGCTACTTCGCGGACAACGGCGTCGGCTACGGCCCGGCCTTCCGGGTCCTGCGCGAACTGCACCACGGTCCCGCCGGGGTGCTGGCCCGGGTGACCGCCGCACCGGAGTCCGTGCCCGGCGAGACGGTCTCGCCCTGTGTCCTGGACGGCGCCCTCCAGTCCGTCATCGGCTGCGTCCTGCGCGAGGACCTGGCCGGCGAGACCTTCATCCCGTTCGCCATCGACGAGCTGACGGTGCACGCTCCGCTGCCCGGCGAGGTGTGGGTCACGGTCAGCCCGCAGCGGCTCGCCGGCGGCGGCCGGCGGGTGCGCCGGTACGACGTGGCCGTCGCGGCGGAGGACGGCGCGGTCCTGCTGACGCTGCGCGGCCTCGCCCTGCGCCCGGTCACCGCCCCCGCTGCGGCCGGTGCGCCCGCCGTGCCGCAGGGAGTCCACCTGTTCGCCTCCACCGCAGAGGAGTTCGCCCCGACCGGCCGGGACGCCGCCACGGCCGGACCGCTGGTGCTGATCGGCGACACGGCCCTCGACGGCGCCGACCTGGTGCTCCCGGCGCCCGCCGACCCCGACGCCGCCGCGGCGGCCGGAGCCGAGCTGGCCGCTCGGCTGCCCGCCGGCGGTGGCCGGCCGACCATCGTGTGGCCGGCCGCCGCCGACGACCCGCACACCGACCCCGCGGCCACCGCCACCGACGGCGCCCTGCGCGTCCTGGCCCTGCTGCGCGCCCTGCTGCGACCGCTCGGCCGACGTGGCGCACACCTGGTCGTCCCCTACCCGGCAGGCTCCCCGGCGGGTGCGGTGGCCGGCGCCGGCCTCGCGGCCCTGGGGCGCTCGCTGACCGGTGAGAACCCCCGCTTCGACCTCACCGCCCTCGCCGTCGAGGACGGCGCCGGACCGGCCGGGCTGCGCCGCGCGCTCGACGCCCTGACGGTGCGCGTGCCGCTCTCCCGTGCGCTGACCGTCGCGGCCGACGGCGGGCTGAGGACCACCGTCCTGGCACCGCTCACCCCGGCCGCCGGCTCCCGGCCGGTCCTGCGCCACGGCGGGCGCTACTGGATCCACGGGATGGGACGCCTCGCCGCCCTCCTCGCCGAGCACCTGCTCGACCGTCACGCCGCACGGATCGTGCTCACCGGCCGGTCCGCCGCCGACGGCGCGCGCGGCGAGGAGCTGCGCCGGCTCGCCGACCGGGCGGCCCGGACCGGCGGTTCGGTCGAGTACCGGCAGCTGGACCCGTCCGACCCGGCAGCCGTCGGCGACACCGCCCGGCGGATCGCTGCCGACGGCCCCGCCGTGAACGGCGTCTTCCACTGCGCCGGGGTCCTGCGCGACGGGTACGTCCTGCGCAAGACGGTCGCCGACGCCCGCGACGTGATCGTTCCCAAGCTGGTCGGCGCGGCCGAGCTCGACTCGGCCACGGCCGACTGGGACCTGGACTGCTTCGTCGTCCTCTCCTCCGTGTCGGGCGCCCTCGGCAGCGCCGGCCAGGCCGACTACGCCTTCGCCAACGCCGCCGCGGACGAACTGGTCCGCCGCCGCGCGGACCGGGCCGGCCGGGGCCGTTCGGTCTCGATCGCCTGGCCGTTCTGGGCGGACGGCGGGATGCGCCCGGACGGGCCGGCCCAGGAGGAACTGGCCACCCTCGGCATGCGGGCCCTGCCCACCGAGGCCGGGCTCGCCGTACTGGAATCCCTGCTCGCCGGTCCCGCGACCGCGCCCGTGGTGCTGTACGGCGACCGGGAGGCCCTGCTCGCCTCCTTCCCGCTGCTGACCTCCGAGGCCCCCGCGGCCGTCCCGGAGCCGGCTCCGGCCCAGGCTCCGGCTCCGGCCGCGGAACAGGCGGCACCCGCCGCCGCGCCGGCCGGGGAGGTGACCGCCGTCCTGCACCGGCGGCTGGCGGCCGTCGTGGCCGAGGCGACACGCACTCCCGTCGACGACGTCACCGCCGACCGCCTCTTCGACGACCTGGGGATCGACTCCCTGCTCGCCATCCGGGTCGTCGAGCTGCTGGAGAAGGACTTCGGGCGGCTCTCCAAGACCCTGCTGTTCGAGTGCCGTTCGGTGGAGGAGCTCGCCGAGTACCTGAGGGAGGAGCACCCCGAGCGGTGTGCCGCGCTCGCGGGCGGACCGAAGGAGACCACCGCCCCGGCCGCTCCCGCCGCCCAGGCCCCGGCTCCCGCCGCCCCGGCCCAGGCCCCGGCTCCCGCCGTGTCCGCCATGCCGTCGGGGCCGTCCGACGACGACCTCGCCGACCCGCGGGCGATCGCCGTGATCGGCGTTGCCGGACGCTTCCCCGAGGCCGACGGCCTCGACCGGCTGTGGCGGAACCTGACGGAGGGCCGCGACAGCATCACCGAGGTCCCGGCCGACCGCTGGGACGCCGAGGCCCTCTACGACGCCGACAAGACCCGCGTCGACCGCACCCACACCAAGTGGGGCGGATTCGTCGACGGCGTGGAGAACTTCGACGCCGCGCTCTTCAACATCTCGCCCCGCGAGGCGGGGATCGTCGACCCGCAGGCCAGGCTGTTCCTGGAGAGCTGCTGGGCGGCCCTCGACGACGCCGGCTACACCCCGGACCGTCTGGTGTCGGCCGCGGAGGACCCGGTGCACCGGCGCGACGTCGGCGTGTTCGTCGGCGCGATGTACGGCGAGTACCAGCTCCACGAGGCGGAGGAGCGGCTCAGGGGCAATCCCGTGCTGGCCAACAGCGCCTACTGGTCCATAGCCAACCGGGTGTCCTACTTCTTCGACTTCCAGGGCCCGAGCGTCGCCGTCGACACGGCCTGCTCCTCCGCGCTGACCGCCGTCCACCTGGCGGTCGAGTCGCTGCGGGCCGGCACGTCGCGGGTCGCGATCGCGGGCGGCGTCAACGTCCTCATCCACCCCAACAAGTACTTCATGCTCGGCCAGGGCAGGTTCGCCTCCAGCGACGGGCGCTGCCGCAGCTTCGGCGCCGGCGGCGACGGCTATGTGCCGGGCGAGGGCGTCGGAGCCGTGCTCCTCAAGCCGCTGCGGGACGCGCTGCGCGACGGCGACCACATCCACGCCGTGATTCGCGGCACCGCCGCCAACCACGGCGGCCGTACCAACGGCTACACCGTGCCCAACCCCCGCGCCCAGGCCGACCTGGTGACGAAGGCGCTGCGGGACGCCGGCCTGACCGCCCGCGACCTCGACTACATCGAGGCGCACGGCACCGGCACCGCGCTCGGCGACCCGATCGAGATCCGCGGACTCGCCTCGGCGTTCGCCCGGGACGGCATCAAGGGCCCGGGCAGCCTCCCGATCGGTTCGGTCAAGTCCAACGTCGGCCACCTGGAGTCGGCCGCCGGTTCGGTGGCGCTCGCCAAGGTGCTGCTCCAGCTGCGCCACCGCACCCTGGTGCCGTCGCTGCACGCCACCCCGCCCAACCCGGAGATCGACTTCGACGGGGTCCCGTTCAGCGTGCAGCAGCAGCTCGCGCCGTGGCGCACCCACGACGGCGCCGCGCGCCCGCTGCGGGCCGGGATCAGCTCGTTCGGTGCCGGCGGCGGCAACGCCCACCTGATCGTCGAGGAGGCACCCGCGCCCGCCCCGCGTCCGGCAACCGGCCGCCGGGAGCCGCAGGTACTGTTCCTGTCGGCCCGGACGGACACCGCGCTCGCCGCGTACGCCCGGGACCTGAGGGACCATCTGCTCCGGGCCCGTTCCGCCGGCGAGGAGCCCTCGGCGGCCGACGTCGCCTTCACCTTCGCGGTCGGGCGCGTCGACCTGGCCCGCCGCGCCGTCCTCCCGGCCGACTCGCTCGACCTGCTGCTCGCCGGTCTGGAAGCCCTGGCCGAAGGCCGGCCGCGGCCCGTCCCGCCGGCCGGCGAGGAGATCGCCGCCTGGCTCTCCGGCCGGCGCATCGACCGCGAGGCCGCCTGCGGTGCCGCGTCCGTCGGCCGCCGCATCCCCCTGCCGCACTACCCGTTCGAACGTGTCCGCTGCTGGTACGACCTGCAGATCGCCCACCTGCACCGGCAGGGCCTCGGCAGTGCCGGGCAGGAACCCGCGTTCGCCCGGGACCACTTGCGCGACTTCGGCCGGGCACCTTCCGACCGGCCGCAGGCCATGCCGGGTACCGCGCCGGCGCCGGCCGCCGTGCCCGTGTCGGCCGCCGAAGGCGCGCAGGTCTCCGCGCCCACGGGCGTACCCGCCCGGGCAGCGGTTCGCCCCGCCGTACCCGCGCCGACTGCCGTACCCACCCTGACCCTGCGCGGTGCGGCCGAGCCGGCCCGCCGGCCGGCAACCGACCCGATGGAGAAGCCACAGATGACCAGCGACCGCAAGATCTCGCTCCGGCCGCTCGCTCCGGCCACGGCCGCGACGAGGCCCGCTGCACCGGCGACCCCGGCGACCCCGGCGGCTCCCGCCGCCGTGCCCGCCCCGCCTGCCGCACCGGCCCCTGCCGCCGTCCCGGCGGGCCGTCAGGAGGAGATCGCCGAGGAGGTCGTCCGGCTGCTCGCCGGTGTGCTGTACCTCGAACCGGACCGGCTCGACCCGGAGGAGACCTTCCTGACCCTGGGCGTCGACTCGATCCTCGGCGTGGAGTTCGTCGCTGCCGTGAACGCCGCCTACCCGGTCGGAGTCAAGGCGACCGCCCTGTACGATCACCCGACGCCGGCCGCGTTCGCCCGGCACATCGCCGAGTCGCTCGGAGCCCCCGCCCCGGCACCGACCTTCGCTCCGGCCGTCCCGGCCTCTCCGGCCGTCCCGGCCTCTCCGGCCGTCCCGGCCTCTCCGGCCGTCCCGGCCGTGGCCGTCGACCCCGCCCCCGTCGCCCGGGCACTGCGCGAGGAGCTGGCGCGGACGCTGTACTGCGAGCCCGGCGACATCGACGACGAGGCGAGTTTCAACACCCTCGGCCTGGACTCGATCCTCGGCGTGGAGTTCGTGGCGTTCGTCAACCAGACCTACGGGCTGGACGAGAAGGCCGGCATCCTCTACGACCACCCCAGCCTGGCCGCGCTGAGCCGCCACGTCGCCGGACGCGCCGCCCCGGTCCCGGCCGCCGCCGCGGAGCCCGCCGCCCTCCCGCTGCCGGTGACCGGCGCCGGGGAGCCCTCCCAGGCGGACCTGGACGCGCTGCTCAGCGCCGTCCGCGACAACCGGCTGTCCATCGAGCAGGCGGTCACCCTGCTCACCCCGCGGCGCTGA